GTCATGTCGAACGGCGTGGTGATGGTGCCTTCTTCCTTGTAACCGCGGACGTGCATGTTGTCGTGATTCGCCCGACGATACGTCAGCCGGTGAATCAGCCAGGGATAGCCGTGATAGGCGAAAATCACGGGCTTGTCGCGCGTGAAGAACGAATCGAAGTCCTTGTCCGGCAATCCGTGCGGATGCTCGCTAGCCGGCTGCAGCTTCATCAGGTCGACGACGTTCACGACGCGGATCTTCAATTCCGGCAGGTGCTCGCGCAGCAGCTTGACGGCTGCCAGGATTTCCAGCGTCGGAATGTCACCCGCGGCAGCCATCACCAGGTCAGGCTCGCCCCCGGCGTCGTTACTGGCAAATTCCCAGATGCTGACACCGCCCGTGCAATGCTTCACAGCCTGGTCCATCGTTAGCCACTGCGGCGCCATATGTTTTCCGGCGACGATGATGTTCACGTACTGCCGGCTGCGCAGGCAATGATCTGCCACCGACAAGAGGCAGTTCGCGTCGGGCGGCAGATAGACGCGCACGATTTCGGCCTTCTTGTTCATCGCCACGTCGATGAACCCCGGATCCTGGTGCGTAAAGCCGTTGTGGTCCTGCCGCCACACGTGCGACGACAACAGGTAGTTGAGCGATGCGATCGGCCGTCGCCAGGAAATATGATTCGTGACTTGCAACCACTTAGCGTGCTGGTTGAACATCGAATCGACGATATGAATGAACGCCTCGTACGAGTTGAACAGGCCGTGACGTCCGGTCAGCAGGTAGCCTTCCAGCCATCCCTCGCACTGATGCTCGCTGAGCACTTCCATCACGCGGCCGTCGCGCGCCAAATGATCGTCGCCTTTGATCAATTCCGCGTTCCACTGCCGCTCGGTCGCTTGAAAAACGTCGTTCAACCGATTCGACATCGTTTCGTCGGGGCCGAAAATGCGGAAGTTGCGCATGGAAGCGTTTTGCCTGATGACGTCGCGCAAGTAGGTCCCCAGCACGCGCGTGTCTTCGGCATCGACGGCACCGGGCGAGGTCACTTTCACGGCGTATTGCTCAAAATCCGGCAGCGTCAGATCCTTGAGCAGCAGCCCGCCATTGGCGTGCGGATTGGCTCCCATGCGCCGATCGCCTTGCGGCGCCAATTCCCGTAAGTCTCCCATCAGTCGGCCCGACTCGTCGAACAATTCCTGCGGTTTGTAGCTGCGCAGCCACTCGTCGAGCTGCTTGAGATGCTGCGGATTCTTGTGCGGGTCGGAAAGCGGGACCTGGTGCGCGCGAAACGTGCCTTCGACCTGCAGGCCGTCGACCATTTTGGGCCCGGTCCAGCCCTTGGGCGTGTCGAGCACGATCATTGGCCAGCGGGGGCGCGTGGCGTCGTGCTTCGTGCGGGCGTTGTGCTGGATCTCGGCGATCTGGTCGAAGATCGTATCGAGCGTCGTGGCCATCAGCTCGTGCATCTTCGTGGGGTCATCACCGGCGACGAAGTACGGCTCGTACCCATAGCCGCGCATGAGCTGCTCGAGCTCTTCGTGGCTGATCCGCGCGAGCACCGTCGGATTCGCGATCTTGTAGCCATTGAGATGCAGGATCGGCAGCACGGCGCCGTCGGTGATCGGGTTCAAGAACTTATTGCTGTGCCAGGCCGTGGCCAAGGGGCCGGTTTCGGCCTCGCCATCGCCAATGACGCACGCCACGACGAGGTTGGGATTGTCGAACACGGCGCCGAAGGCGTGGCTCATGCTGTACCCCAGTTCGCCTCCTTCATGGATCGAACCGGGTGTCTCGGGGGCGACGTGGCTGGGAATGCCGCCGGGAAAAGAGAACTGCTTGAACAGTTTTTGCATTCCCTCGGTGTCTTCGGTGATGTGCGAATAGAGCTCGCTGTAGGTTCCCTCCAGGTAGGTGTTCGCCACCAGGGCCGGACCGCCGTGTCCCGGGCCGGCAATGTAGATCATGTCCAGATCGCGATCCTTGATGATGCGATTCAAATGGACATAGACGAAATTCTGTCCCGGCGTCGTTCCCCAATGCCCCAGCAGGCGCGGCTTCACGTGCTCGGACTTGAGCGGTTCGCGCAACAGCGGATTGTCGTACAGGTAAATCTGCCCGACCGACAAGTAATTCGCCGCTCGCCAATAGCGATCGATGCGGTGCAGCAAATCGGGCGATAGCGAACGACCGGCCGCTCGGCCCTCGCCGGCCGAGTCCGATTTCTTCTCAACCTTCGGCGCCCGCTTCTCGATCGACGAGCTTGACATGAGGTAGTTCCTTTGCCGTTGGTGAAACGCGCGAGGAATTAACGGCTTTCAGGCTCGTCGAGCAGCCGCTGGACCTCGCGTGCAATCATCGATTCTTCATCCGTGTGGATGACCCATACCTGGCACCGTGCGTCAGGTGCAGAAATCATTCCCTGGCCGGTCGCATTTTGGACGTTGTCTAGAGCAATGCCCAAGTGGCCCAGTTCCCGACAGATTTCGGCGCGCGTTTCGACCGAATTTTCTCCGATCCCACCGGCAAATACCAGCGTATCGATCCCGCCGAGTGCGGCGGCCAGCGCGCCAATCCATTTTCGCGCCTGGTAAGAAAAGACCGACAAAGCGTCGCGAGCGCGCGGATCCGTCACACGTCGTGCCAGCAAATCGCGCACGTCGGCGATCGTTTCCGAGAGCCCCAGCAGCCCCGATTGCCGGTTCACCAGCTCATCGATCGCGTCGGCCGTCATGTGCTTTTGCCGAAGCAAGTGGACAAACACGCCCGGGTCGAGGTCGCCGGTACGCGTTCCCATCACCAGCCCGGCCGTGGGCGTGAACGCCATCGTTGTATCCACGCAGTGTCCGTCGCGCACGGCGGCCATGCTCGCGCCGCTGCCAAGATGGGCGAGTACGACCCGCCCTCGCGCACGCTCGGGCCCCGCCAGGCGCGCCAGCTCTTCCATCAAAAAACTGTACGACAGACCATGAAAACCATAGCGGCGGATTCCCTCGCGTTCGAAATGCAGCGGAATCGGCAGTAATCGCGCTTCGCGCGGCAGGTCGCGATGAAATGCCGTATCGAAGCAGGCGATCTCGGCGACCTTCGGCAGCCGCCGCTGGCAAGCCTCGACCAGCGCGATCTCGCCGGGCAGATGTTCGGGATCCAAAGGCGCGAGGCGCCGCAACTCGTCGAGCATCGCAGGCGTGATCGATTGCGACGCCGTGAAATCGGCTCCGCCGTGTACGATGCGGTGGCCGATGCCGCGAAGCCGCCCCAGATCGAATTGCTTGCCCAGTCGGTCAAACAAGATCTTTGCGGCGCTCTCCAAATCCGGCGCCTCGACCGGCTGCGCAGCGCTCGCCTCGCCCGTGGCACAGCGCGTGAAGAGCGATGCCTGCTGCCCGACGCGCTCGATCCGCCCGGAAAATTGTCGCGTCGGGGGCTCGCCCGGCGCGAACACTGCGAACTTCAGGCTCGACGACCCGCCGTTGAGCGCCAAAATCCAATCATCCATGGCCGGCCACACGATCCGTCGGTTCGGGCGTAAATAACCGGCGCCATTATAACGAATGGCGAACGCCGCACCGAGAACCGACGCAAATCCATGCCGCTACGC
Above is a window of Pirellulales bacterium DNA encoding:
- a CDS encoding acetate/propionate family kinase, coding for MDDWILALNGGSSSLKFAVFAPGEPPTRQFSGRIERVGQQASLFTRCATGEASAAQPVEAPDLESAAKILFDRLGKQFDLGRLRGIGHRIVHGGADFTASQSITPAMLDELRRLAPLDPEHLPGEIALVEACQRRLPKVAEIACFDTAFHRDLPREARLLPIPLHFEREGIRRYGFHGLSYSFLMEELARLAGPERARGRVVLAHLGSGASMAAVRDGHCVDTTMAFTPTAGLVMGTRTGDLDPGVFVHLLRQKHMTADAIDELVNRQSGLLGLSETIADVRDLLARRVTDPRARDALSVFSYQARKWIGALAAALGGIDTLVFAGGIGENSVETRAEICRELGHLGIALDNVQNATGQGMISAPDARCQVWVIHTDEESMIAREVQRLLDEPESR
- a CDS encoding phosphoketolase family protein, producing MSSSSIEKRAPKVEKKSDSAGEGRAAGRSLSPDLLHRIDRYWRAANYLSVGQIYLYDNPLLREPLKSEHVKPRLLGHWGTTPGQNFVYVHLNRIIKDRDLDMIYIAGPGHGGPALVANTYLEGTYSELYSHITEDTEGMQKLFKQFSFPGGIPSHVAPETPGSIHEGGELGYSMSHAFGAVFDNPNLVVACVIGDGEAETGPLATAWHSNKFLNPITDGAVLPILHLNGYKIANPTVLARISHEELEQLMRGYGYEPYFVAGDDPTKMHELMATTLDTIFDQIAEIQHNARTKHDATRPRWPMIVLDTPKGWTGPKMVDGLQVEGTFRAHQVPLSDPHKNPQHLKQLDEWLRSYKPQELFDESGRLMGDLRELAPQGDRRMGANPHANGGLLLKDLTLPDFEQYAVKVTSPGAVDAEDTRVLGTYLRDVIRQNASMRNFRIFGPDETMSNRLNDVFQATERQWNAELIKGDDHLARDGRVMEVLSEHQCEGWLEGYLLTGRHGLFNSYEAFIHIVDSMFNQHAKWLQVTNHISWRRPIASLNYLLSSHVWRQDHNGFTHQDPGFIDVAMNKKAEIVRVYLPPDANCLLSVADHCLRSRQYVNIIVAGKHMAPQWLTMDQAVKHCTGGVSIWEFASNDAGGEPDLVMAAAGDIPTLEILAAVKLLREHLPELKIRVVNVVDLMKLQPASEHPHGLPDKDFDSFFTRDKPVIFAYHGYPWLIHRLTYRRANHDNMHVRGYKEEGTITTPFDMTVLNDMDRFHLVMDTIDRLPQLQDRGAYVKQFCRDRLIDHKHYIRTYGEDMPEIRDWRW